GGAACCCGATGACGACACGCTGAGCGGCCTGCCCCCCGACGACCTTCGGATCCGGGCCCGGGACTGTCTCGTCCTGCACAACCAGCGACTCGTGCACAAGATGGTGCCCCGGTATCTGGAGCAGGGGCTGGACTACGAGGATCTGTTCCAGCACGGCGTGCTGGGGCTGATCCGGGCGGCGCGGAAGTTCGACCCGGCCAAGGGCTTCAAGTTCTCGACGTATGCGACCTGGTGGATCCGCCAGTCGATCAGCCGGGCCATCGCGGACGAGGGCGCCGTCATTCGCATCCCGGTCCATATGCACGAACAGATGCGCAAGGTGGCGCTGGCGGAACGCACCCTCGCGGTACAGGGGCGGCCCGCCGGAATCGCTGACGTGGCCGTGCACTGCGACATGACCCTGCAGAAGGTCGAGGAGATCCGGAGGCTGAGCCGGCGCACCGACTCCCTCGACCGCGTCATCGGAGACGGGGTCACCCTGGGCGACTTCATCGGATGGACGAATCCACTGCCGCCGGTGGAGAAGGTCGTGCTCGACGCCATGCTGCTGGAACAGATCATGAGTGTGGTCGACACGCTCCCCGAACGCGAGGCCCATATCCTCATCCGGCGCCTGGGTCTGGACGGGGGCGAGCCGTCGACCCTGGACGAGCTGGGCAAGCAGATCGGACGGACCCGCGAGCGCGTCAGGCAGATCGAGTCCAAGGCCAAGAAGAAGTTCCAGTATCGGCTGGTGGCGGCCGGACTCACCGCCGCATACCAGTACGACGGGGGCTATGCAGAGGAACCCGACAGGGCCGACAAGCCGGCCGGTGAGCGGCGAACCGGCAACGGTGCGCGGGCCAGGACGGAGAGTGCCGGGGCACAGCGGGTGCCCGACACGCTGTCCGACTCCGCAGCGAAGCAGGCTCCGCCCGAAGGAACGGAGCCGTCCGCCGAAGCGGGGGAGACGCTGGACGGCGAATGCCCCGGAGCGCGAACGACTGCCGCCCCTGGCGCTCATACCGAACCGGGCGAGGCGTCGACGGACTCTGCGACAGACGCGCCGTCGGAGGCTCAGACCGCACCTGCGGTCGAACTCGGGAAGCAGACGGACCGCCGGTCCGAGGGGCGCTGCGATGATCCCCCACCGGTGGCGGAGCCACAGCTTGGGCCAGCGGCCGCCGCACACGATGCCGCATCGGATGTCGGTCTGGTTCCGAAGCCACGCACGGAGCCGGCACTGGAGTCTGCGCCGGAGTGTTCACGTTCGGCGCAGGCTGCCACCGAGGCGAGCGGACCGTCAGTCCCTGAGCCGGTGGTTCCCGAATCCACGCAGTACACAGCGGACTGGCAGAAGGCGCTGCGGATGCCGCCTGAGTTCGGCGGGGGAGTGGCGTGGCTCGCCGAGTACGCCCTGCTGGCGGTGGGGCATTCGCAGCTCATCGTGCTGCTCGGTAGGTCCTCGGCCGACGCCGTTGCGCGTGCCGCGCGCGACAGGGGAATGCTCGACCGGCCGGTGATATCGGCCCTGGAGGTACTGCGGCGAGTGTTCGACGCCGTGAAGGAGGCTGAGCTACGGCCGGACGACTTCTTCGAGAGACCGGCCGGGGCGCTGGTAGGCATGACTCCGCGCGCGTATCTGGCAGCCAGGCCCCTGGTACTGAGTGAGTCGCGCCTCGCACTGCGTGACTCCTTGCGGGAGTTCGTTGCCGAGGTCCCGCTGCGTGCCGGCCAGGGAGAAGCACCCGAGGACAGTTCGCCCGGCAGCTTCGTGGCAGGGCCCCGTTCGGAGCGGGGGCTAGTGCCCGAGGACGGCGCGCAGGTGCGCGCAGCCGGAGTGCCGGACGGCACATCGGCCTCACTCGACGGCCCCCGGGCGGACCTGGACGGCCCTTCGGTGGATTCGCCGGACGAGGTCCGGGCTGGGGCGGTTCGCGCGGATGGGCCGCTTGAAGTCAGCCGCGACCAGGTGGACGCAGAGGCCAACGCCGTGCCAGGCAGCCAGCGGCCACAGGAAGACAGGGCTGGAATGCAGACACAGCCGCTCAGAGCTGGTGACCCGGAGGCCGACCACGGCAGTGCTGAGGCACCGGCGGCCCAGGAGCAGCTCATGTCTCTGCTCAATGCCAGGCGCGAATCCAGGTCCTCCAGAAGGCCGGGGGAAATACCTCAAGCGAAAACCGCACACCCCGGCACCGGGCGGGGAGAAGCGGAACCAGATGCCGAACGGCGCCTCAACGACGTGCGCCAGGCGCACGAAGCCGAACTGACACGCGAACGGGACGAACCCCAACGTTACCTCGCAGCGGAGCGGCAGGCCGCCGACGCCCGACACATCGCCGCCCTCGCGGACACCGAGCACCAGCTCAACGTCCTGGAGGAGACGCTGCTGCGCCGAGCGGACAGGGCGCTGCTCCGCAAGGAGCAGCACCTGCGCGCACAGGCGGAGGAGCGGATCGCGCGCCTCAAGGACGGGCATCGCGAGGCGCAGCAGACCTTGATCGAGCGGGCGGAACACGCCGAGCAGAGAGAACGCGCGGTCCGGACAGCGCTGGCCGCGTCTCGCGAGCGCGGTGCCCGGGCGGAGCAGCGCGCCCATGACGCCGAGCAACTCGCCCGTGCGGCCGAACAGCGCGCGCACGAGGCGGAACACAGGGCGAGAACGGCCGAAGAGCGGGCAGCGGTACTGCACCTGCGGGCGAACGAAGCCCAGCGGCGGGCGGAGGAAACCGGCCAGCTGCTGCGGCGCTACCGCGAAGAGGGGGAGGCCCGCATCGCTGGCCTCGAGCAGCGGCTGCGGCAGGCAGAGGCCCAGATCGCCGAACGCGACAGGGCTCTCCATACCGCCCAGCAGCAGGCATCGGCCCAGGTCGCGGCGGCCGAACAGCGTGCCGCAGCGCGCATCGCCCAGACTGAGCACGACGCCTGGGCTCGCATCACCGAAGTGCAGCAACAACTTGTCGCCGAGCGCGAAGCCGCTGCGGATCGCCCCCCCCTTCGGGATCGCTGGCGCCGGTCCTGACGCCGAACTCCAAACCCCGGGCCCGTCCCGTGCCCAGCCCCACTCGTACCCGCTTCAGGAGCACCACGTTGGACCCCAGACAGGAACTCGTCTCCTCCTTGCACCGTCGGCTCGTCGGCCCTGCCTTTGGGACACACGAGCTGCTCGAAGCGCCACCGGACCGCGAATACCTCATGGGCACCCTGTATCCACAGGAAGCCGACCTTCAACGGCAGTTGGACCTCGCGGCAGAGGAGCTCGACGGCGCCGGTACAGAGGGCGGCGCCGACGACACGGCGCCCGCGGTGGACCCCGTGCCCGAGTCCAACTCCTGGCTGCCGTCCTCACTCGGCCTCAGCTTCTACACCGACGCAACGACCATCGACGTGCGCTGCGCCGGAGCCCGCTACAAGACTCTGGCCGCCACCGGTGAGCGGGGCCGCCGCTGGGAACGCGTCCCGCTACCCGAAGAGACTCACGCGCTCGGACCCGACCGGGACCACGTCCCCGTGCTCGACGGACGTGCCGAGATCCGCATCCGCAGGCGCGCTTTCGGTTCCGGACAGCTTGTCACCGTAGCCCTGGTGAACATCGCCCACCACGAACCGACCCTGGGCAAGGCCACGCAATGGGACCGGATGCTCTTCCAGATCGAACTGGAAGCGCGGCCCGCGGACGGCGATGTTCTGCCCTACCCGAGCGTGCGGCTGGCCAGCCGTGACCCGGAGGAACAGGAACTGCGTCTGCAGTACCGGCACGTCCGCACACACGCCGTCGGCCACGGATGCGCCGTCGAGGAACGGTATGCCGCGCCCGACGAGCGCGGCGATCGGGCGGTCACGGCTCTCAAGGCCGCCGTCATGCCGGAGGCCGAGGTCAGCGGGGTACGGGCCGCCGGCTTCACCGGCTCCCCCGTACTGAACGTGCTCCACCTCGCCGACCCTTCCGTGCCTCTGGCTCAATTGCATGAGGAACTCGCGGAGTTCGCAGCCGACTATCGGGCCTGGTACGTGGGGCAGCTGAACACCGAGGTCCCCGCATGGGGCCGGGAGGCCGCCGACCGAGTCCTGGCCCGCGTCAACGCCGCCGTCACCCGAATCGAGTCCGGCGTTCGCACCCTCTGCGACCCGGCGCGGCCCGAGCTTCAGCACGCGTTCCGCACCGCGAACCGCGCGATGGCCCTCCAGATGCGGCACTCCGCCCGAGACCAGGCAGGTGAGCGCCGAGCCCGCCGTGACGCGGTGCTCCTCGACCCGGAGCCCAGCCAGGACGCCGTGTGGCGGCCCTTCCAGCTCGCGTTCTTCCTGCTCGCCCTCGACGGCGTGGCAGACCCCCGGCACCGCGACCGGACGACAGCCGACCTGATCTGGTTCCCGACCGGCGGCGGCAAGACGGAGGCCTATCTCCTGCTGGCCGCGTTCGCGATGGTGCTCCGCCGGGGCGAGGAGGACGGTGGGGGCACCGCGGTGCTGAGCCGCTACACCCTGAGCCTGCTCACCACCCAGCAGTTCCAACGCGCGGCCACCACCGTCTGCGCTCTGGAGACGCTGCGCCGCGCCCACCCGGCCCGCTACGGGGACGAGCCCTTCTCCATCGGCCTGTGGGTCGGCGAGGCCACCTCCCCGAACTCGTACGAGAAGGCACGCGCGGTCTTCGACGACGTGCGCGGCGCCGCCCGGCCCGACGACGTCTTCATCCTCGACCGCTGCCCGTGGTGCGGCACACGCATCATGCCCGCCCACAAGTCACCCGACATCGGGGACTACGGAGTACGCGCCACCGCCGACTCCTTCACCTTCTACTGCCCGCGCCGGGAGTGCGCCTTCCACGACGAGCTGCCCGTCGCCGTCGTCGACGAGCAACTGTACGACCGGCCGCCCACCTTCGTCCTGGGCACCGTGGACAAGTTCGCCCGGCTCGCGTGGGAGCCGCGCTCGGGACGGCTGTTCGGCGCGGGCAGCGGGAACCGGCCGCCGTCCCTCGTCATCCAGGACGAGCTGCACCTGCTCACCGGCCCGCTGGGCACCACCGTCGGCCTGTACGAGGCGGCGGTACTCGGGCTGTGCACCGACCGTGACGGGATCGGACCCAAGGTCGTGGCCTCGACGGCGACGATCCGCCGCTCCGGCGAGCAGATCCGCGCCCTCTACGGCAGCCGCGCACAGCTCTTCCCGCCCGCCGGACTCGACGCCCGGCACTCCTACTTCGCCGAACCCGATACCTCCCGCCCCGGCCGCCGCTACCTCGGCGTCATGGCCCAGGGACACACAGCAGGACGCGCCGCCGTCGCCACCGCCGCCGCGATGCTGCAAGGCGCCTACGAACTCCCCGAGGAACACCGCGACGCCTACTGGACGCTGGTCGCCTACCACCACAGCCTCCGCGAACTCGGCCGTACGGTCACGGCCGCGGCCGACGACATCCCCGCACAGCTCACCGGGCTGGACTCGGGTTCGGGAGCCAGAGCACTGCCTGACCACCAGGTACAGGAACTCACCAGCAACCTGCCGCGCGCCGAACAGCCCGTCCTCCTCGACCGGCTCGAAAAACCCTGGAGCGATCCGCAGTCGGTGTCGTTCCTGCCGTGCACCAACATGCTGTCCGTCGGCATCGACGTGAAGAGGCTCGCCCTGATGCTCATGCAGGGGCAGCCCAAGACGACGGCCGAATACATCCAGGCCACCAGCCGGGTCGGCCGGCACACCGTGCCCGGTCTCGTCGTCACCTTCTTCAACGCCACCCGCCCCAGAGACCGTTCGCACTACGAGACCTTCGACGTGTACCACCGCTCCCTCTACCGGCACGTCGAACCGACCAGCGTCACCCCCTGGTCCGTCCCCTCACGTCGGCGTGCCCTGCACGCCGCGCTCGTCATCCTCGTACGCCACCGCCTCGGCCTCGCCGCCGAGAACCAGGCCGGGCACATCCTCGACCGGCTGCCTGAAATGGAAGCCCTTGTCGATGAGCTGGCGGCGCGGGCCGCCGCCGGTGAACCGTATGCCGCCGACGCCGTACGCAAGGAACTCGCGGAACTCCTCGCCGACTGGGAGGACGCCGCCCGCGAGGCCCGCAAGAACGGCCGCGAGCTCTACTACCGCAGCCAGGGCAAGGGACAGTCCAACCTGATCAAGAGCTTCGAGCAGCGCTACGGCCTGTGGGAGACACCGAATTCGATGCGCAACGTCGACCGGGAATGCCAGGTGATGGTGAAGGGAGCCGACCTGTGAGCCGCACACTCCGCGTACGCCAGTCGCAGACCGTTCTGCCGTTCGGTGTCGGGGCCGTCTTCGACATCCAGGGCGAGTCGTTCGTCGCCACGGGGATCGGCGACTGGCCGCAGAAGGCCAAACAGCGGATCGAGTCGCCGCGGCTCGCCGGCCGACTCGGCGTCACGGGCTTCTACGCCGCACCCCCCACCGCCAACGACCGCTTCGACAGCCCCGACGCTCCCGG
This region of Streptomyces caelestis genomic DNA includes:
- a CDS encoding sigma-70 family RNA polymerase sigma factor — protein: MKAALTELLARLRHAAVGGAVPESVFLEQAGALGLGDAERERLREELAGLGLPVLGAVVHADGDGPNAEKVARIREENVSSSTSVVGDVVRALLSRYADPEGYVTARALDGVVRLAGLGAPEAAALRAGARVRSDAVATAVTSAETAVKLTDVEERAPEGGAEDEPVPLPDTETARAIGDLTAAAAAALAVLENDRFRRRPETRLLSAEAEVGLAVLLRGGPDRMTEEPDDDTLSGLPPDDLRIRARDCLVLHNQRLVHKMVPRYLEQGLDYEDLFQHGVLGLIRAARKFDPAKGFKFSTYATWWIRQSISRAIADEGAVIRIPVHMHEQMRKVALAERTLAVQGRPAGIADVAVHCDMTLQKVEEIRRLSRRTDSLDRVIGDGVTLGDFIGWTNPLPPVEKVVLDAMLLEQIMSVVDTLPEREAHILIRRLGLDGGEPSTLDELGKQIGRTRERVRQIESKAKKKFQYRLVAAGLTAAYQYDGGYAEEPDRADKPAGERRTGNGARARTESAGAQRVPDTLSDSAAKQAPPEGTEPSAEAGETLDGECPGARTTAAPGAHTEPGEASTDSATDAPSEAQTAPAVELGKQTDRRSEGRCDDPPPVAEPQLGPAAAAHDAASDVGLVPKPRTEPALESAPECSRSAQAATEASGPSVPEPVVPESTQYTADWQKALRMPPEFGGGVAWLAEYALLAVGHSQLIVLLGRSSADAVARAARDRGMLDRPVISALEVLRRVFDAVKEAELRPDDFFERPAGALVGMTPRAYLAARPLVLSESRLALRDSLREFVAEVPLRAGQGEAPEDSSPGSFVAGPRSERGLVPEDGAQVRAAGVPDGTSASLDGPRADLDGPSVDSPDEVRAGAVRADGPLEVSRDQVDAEANAVPGSQRPQEDRAGMQTQPLRAGDPEADHGSAEAPAAQEQLMSLLNARRESRSSRRPGEIPQAKTAHPGTGRGEAEPDAERRLNDVRQAHEAELTRERDEPQRYLAAERQAADARHIAALADTEHQLNVLEETLLRRADRALLRKEQHLRAQAEERIARLKDGHREAQQTLIERAEHAEQRERAVRTALAASRERGARAEQRAHDAEQLARAAEQRAHEAEHRARTAEERAAVLHLRANEAQRRAEETGQLLRRYREEGEARIAGLEQRLRQAEAQIAERDRALHTAQQQASAQVAAAEQRAAARIAQTEHDAWARITEVQQQLVAEREAAADRPPLRDRWRRS
- a CDS encoding helicase-related protein; the encoded protein is MDPRQELVSSLHRRLVGPAFGTHELLEAPPDREYLMGTLYPQEADLQRQLDLAAEELDGAGTEGGADDTAPAVDPVPESNSWLPSSLGLSFYTDATTIDVRCAGARYKTLAATGERGRRWERVPLPEETHALGPDRDHVPVLDGRAEIRIRRRAFGSGQLVTVALVNIAHHEPTLGKATQWDRMLFQIELEARPADGDVLPYPSVRLASRDPEEQELRLQYRHVRTHAVGHGCAVEERYAAPDERGDRAVTALKAAVMPEAEVSGVRAAGFTGSPVLNVLHLADPSVPLAQLHEELAEFAADYRAWYVGQLNTEVPAWGREAADRVLARVNAAVTRIESGVRTLCDPARPELQHAFRTANRAMALQMRHSARDQAGERRARRDAVLLDPEPSQDAVWRPFQLAFFLLALDGVADPRHRDRTTADLIWFPTGGGKTEAYLLLAAFAMVLRRGEEDGGGTAVLSRYTLSLLTTQQFQRAATTVCALETLRRAHPARYGDEPFSIGLWVGEATSPNSYEKARAVFDDVRGAARPDDVFILDRCPWCGTRIMPAHKSPDIGDYGVRATADSFTFYCPRRECAFHDELPVAVVDEQLYDRPPTFVLGTVDKFARLAWEPRSGRLFGAGSGNRPPSLVIQDELHLLTGPLGTTVGLYEAAVLGLCTDRDGIGPKVVASTATIRRSGEQIRALYGSRAQLFPPAGLDARHSYFAEPDTSRPGRRYLGVMAQGHTAGRAAVATAAAMLQGAYELPEEHRDAYWTLVAYHHSLRELGRTVTAAADDIPAQLTGLDSGSGARALPDHQVQELTSNLPRAEQPVLLDRLEKPWSDPQSVSFLPCTNMLSVGIDVKRLALMLMQGQPKTTAEYIQATSRVGRHTVPGLVVTFFNATRPRDRSHYETFDVYHRSLYRHVEPTSVTPWSVPSRRRALHAALVILVRHRLGLAAENQAGHILDRLPEMEALVDELAARAAAGEPYAADAVRKELAELLADWEDAAREARKNGRELYYRSQGKGQSNLIKSFEQRYGLWETPNSMRNVDRECQVMVKGADL